In Plasmodium brasilianum strain Bolivian I chromosome 12, whole genome shotgun sequence, the genomic window gacatttatatttacccatatacagaatattttaatgaaaaaaaataagaagcaATAATAAGAAGCAATAATAAGAAGCAATAATAAGAAGAAATAGTAAGAAGCAATAATAAGAAGCAATAATAAGAAGCAATAATAAGAAGAAATAGTAAGAAGCAATAATAAGAAGCAATAATAAGAAGCAATAATAAGAAGCAATAATAAGAAGCAATAATAAGAAGCAATAATAAGAAGCAATAATAAGAAGCAATAATAAGAAGCAATAATAAGAAGCATTAGTAAACaattagaataataaaatataattataaaaatgaatataaataaaatttttttttccaaagtTGATATAATGGGCAAAAATAAAGTTAAtgaattgttaaaaaatggaaataatggaatgaaaataaatgcaaCAAATAATTCTAgtgggaaaaaattaatttatattagtaAACCAACACATGGAGGTGTTTTTTATTGGAAATGTAGAGAAATGATAAACtcagtgaaaaaaaaaacgaaacgATGTTCAAGATATTTAGATTTAAATCATGATTTCTCAAGAGCAGCATTAGTAGGTGTTCCTAAAACAAGTTATGACcccaaaaataatattttttttattcaaatgGATAATGAAGAATGGGCaggtaattattttttgaaaagtgtctattgtacatttttttttggaattttttttttttttatttcaataaCTGATTGAGGCATGAAGAAAGAGTAAAATGTAGTTTTGTCATAACGAGGGTGTTATTAGTGATTACCGCCATgcttgcatatatatgcgtataatatatatgcgtataatatatatgcgtataatatatatgcgtataatatatatgcgtataatatatatgcgtataatatatatgcgtataatatatatgcgtataatattatgtgtataatattatgtgtgtaatatatatacagatgTGTGTATGatttcttttctattttacgAATTAAATTCCCTGTGCGCATTCATGTAATCCacttttgtaattttattttttaggaATTGGGAGCAAGATgatgttaaatatatcaatgaatattttattttatttacatatatccTTTTggatgtattttatatattataggaTGCTAGTAAACaacaaattaaatgtatttagtaaatggaaaaataacgaataaaagaataagtTTGACTACGaaatactaaaaaatttacgtattttattttatacattttaattaattttttattcgaCTTTCTGTatgaaaggaaaaagaagaaaagacgGCAAAGGTACAGAGTACCTTAATCATTTACACAGCATGTAGTTATTTGCATATTTGGGTAAACGCATGTGAGCTTATCCatgaacataatataaacatatgaacacgtacatacatacatatattcgtAGACGTGCTtgtccctttttttttccatctttTCGTTTGAAAAcgcaaaaattttaaaaagctATCCCAAAGTTCATgcaaaattcataaaaagaataaagcGTGCCTAGGTATATGCACATATCAAAGGATAAACTAAAATAAGTCTATCCAACATATTATATTGGTCTCTGCCTTCGcaaatttgcaaaaaaatataaaaattttataattattatttttcaataacTAACACATAGTTATTCtgttactttttaattttttgataaaagttttttaaaagctttttctatataaattGAAGTTATTGCGTTAGTTTTAAATTActactattttatattaaaaaaaaaaataagggattattgttatttttatcattttgtcTTTTcgtctttttatattttcttctttttatctttttgtcttatttcccttttttcctaattttcgtccttttcaatttttttcttcttccattcttaaaataagacatactttttaaaaataaaataattttaatcatCGATATGATAAATGAGAGCAACAATTAAAAGTGAGCACTTGAAAATGTAATGCGCAAGAACTGCATGTAGGTACgtacatgtgtgtatatatatatatataatatatgtgaatAAAGATATAAGTTTGTTTTTCCTGGGTGGGCAATGAAAAATCAAAAGATGACTCATGtgtaaatatgaatttttatataaaaaaactgTGTACATTTAATACCAAAAAgtgaaataatattagatatatatatatatatatatatatatatatatatatatatggaagaAATACAATATTAAAACTAAAACTTAAAATTATAAGGACACGGTAATTCGTGAAAagagtaa contains:
- a CDS encoding cytochrome c oxidase subunit ApiCOX14; protein product: MNAIKFVYVPRFHFSIYNEYLNAYRKKINRIPFYIRRTASDNLPVFLKYKNNKNLVVTVIRKIKGNKEILKKEIESICNTNVIEKTDCFLIKGNHKKKIKDNFFFLFLCGILILLEKKKTLLFDIMGKNKVNELLKNGNNGMKINATNNSSGKKLIYISKPTHGGVFYWKCREMINSVKKKTKRCSRYLDLNHDFSRAALVGVPKTSYDPKNNIFFIQMDNEEWAGIGSKMMLNISMNILFYLHISFWMYFIYYRMLVNNKLNVFSKWKNNE